The Candidatus Manganitrophaceae bacterium genome has a window encoding:
- a CDS encoding IS6 family transposase, which yields MLSFKGCHFEKEIILICTRWYLAYPLSSRHVEEMMEERGVDVDHSTINRWVLKFTPFIEKEFRKKKRPVGQSWRMDETYVSVKGEWKYLYRAVDKEGLTIDFILTAKRDRKAVRRFLNKAIEFQKKPSKINIDKSGANKAGIRIYNQENRKRIKIRQCKYLNNIIEQDHRFIKKKIRPMLGFKSFRSARITLGGIETIHMIHKGQMKQWAGQHQTFVQQFYSLAA from the coding sequence ATGCTGAGTTTCAAAGGATGTCATTTTGAGAAAGAAATCATTTTGATATGCACCCGGTGGTATCTAGCTTATCCTTTGAGCTCCCGCCATGTCGAAGAGATGATGGAAGAACGTGGCGTCGATGTGGATCACTCAACCATCAACCGCTGGGTTTTAAAATTCACTCCTTTCATTGAGAAAGAATTTAGAAAGAAGAAGAGACCCGTTGGCCAGAGTTGGCGAATGGATGAGACCTATGTTTCCGTTAAGGGGGAATGGAAGTATCTTTACCGCGCGGTCGATAAAGAGGGCCTGACGATTGATTTTATCCTCACTGCAAAGAGAGACCGGAAGGCAGTGCGGAGGTTCCTAAACAAAGCGATAGAGTTCCAGAAAAAACCCTCTAAGATTAACATTGACAAAAGCGGAGCCAACAAAGCAGGGATCAGGATATATAATCAGGAGAACCGGAAACGGATCAAGATCAGACAGTGCAAATACCTGAATAATATTATCGAGCAAGACCACCGCTTCATCAAAAAGAAAATCCGACCCATGCTTGGATTCAAATCATTTCGAAGTGCCCGTATTACCTTGGGCGGCATTGAAACAATTCATATGATTCACAAGGGCCAGATGAAGCAATGGGCCGGACAACACCAGACCTTCGTCCAACAATTCTATTCCTTGGCAGCATAG
- a CDS encoding outer membrane lipoprotein-sorting protein, with the protein MKHFILFLFILLLFPITAFSESPEEMGLAIAVEADRRDNGFGDFTSQLKMVLTNRQGESSTRVIRNRTLEVKGDGDKSLIIFDNPRDVKGTAFLSFTHKVKNDDQWLFLPALKRVKRISSSNKSGSFMGSEFAYEDITSQEVEKYTYRWLRDEDYEGQLTFVIERDPVDPNSGYTRQVVWIDQAEYRPLKVDYYDRKNDLLKTLTYHGYQQYVGTFWRADRMQMVNHQTGKGTVLNWKNYKFKTGLTDRDFNKNSLKRAR; encoded by the coding sequence ATGAAACATTTTATACTTTTTTTGTTCATATTGTTACTGTTTCCAATAACAGCTTTTTCTGAATCCCCTGAAGAAATGGGTCTGGCTATCGCCGTGGAGGCCGATCGCCGGGACAACGGATTTGGAGATTTTACGTCCCAGCTTAAAATGGTCTTAACAAACCGACAAGGAGAGTCGAGTACGCGTGTTATTCGAAACCGGACCCTAGAGGTCAAGGGAGATGGAGACAAGTCGCTCATCATTTTCGACAACCCAAGGGACGTAAAGGGGACGGCCTTCCTTAGCTTTACGCACAAGGTAAAAAATGACGATCAATGGCTTTTTCTCCCTGCGCTGAAACGCGTCAAGCGAATCAGTTCATCCAACAAGTCCGGCTCCTTCATGGGGAGCGAGTTTGCCTATGAGGATATCACGAGTCAAGAGGTCGAAAAATACACCTACCGTTGGCTTCGGGACGAGGACTATGAAGGACAGTTGACATTCGTGATTGAAAGAGATCCTGTCGATCCTAACTCCGGTTATACACGCCAAGTGGTCTGGATTGATCAGGCGGAGTATCGCCCTTTGAAGGTTGACTACTACGACCGGAAAAATGACCTCCTCAAAACCTTAACCTATCATGGCTATCAACAATACGTTGGAACGTTCTGGCGGGCAGACCGGATGCAGATGGTTAATCACCAGACTGGAAAAGGTACGGTCTTGAACTGGAAGAATTACAAATTTAAGACCGGACTGACTGATCGGGATTTCAACAAAAACAGCCTGAAGCGTGCCAGGTGA
- a CDS encoding polyisoprenoid-binding protein: MNTKRLLLALTLLLMGLTSIVSAKTETYRLDKDHGQIGFRVKHLVISNVTGEFLKYEGVFEVDESKKAMISGRVTIDASSIYTKHKKRDKHLRSADFLDVEKFPQIVFKYKRIVSITDPKFTVLGDLTLHGVTKEVVLDMEILGRIKDPWGNFRVGFTGTTRIDRRDFGIKWSKVMDNGGLIVGDIVKINIEGEAILDEPKQKK; this comes from the coding sequence ATGAACACAAAAAGATTGCTCTTAGCCCTCACCCTTCTTTTAATGGGACTCACCTCAATTGTGTCCGCAAAAACAGAAACATATCGGCTTGATAAGGACCACGGGCAGATTGGTTTTCGCGTCAAGCATCTTGTGATCTCCAATGTAACGGGAGAATTTCTCAAGTACGAGGGGGTTTTTGAAGTTGATGAGAGCAAAAAGGCTATGATAAGCGGACGTGTGACCATTGATGCTTCGAGCATTTATACAAAACATAAAAAACGTGATAAACATTTGAGGAGCGCTGACTTTTTGGATGTGGAGAAGTTTCCTCAAATCGTCTTCAAATACAAGCGCATCGTTTCGATAACCGATCCAAAATTCACGGTACTGGGCGACTTAACACTACATGGGGTGACCAAAGAGGTCGTACTCGACATGGAAATACTCGGAAGAATAAAGGACCCCTGGGGAAATTTCAGAGTGGGCTTTACCGGCACGACCCGTATTGACCGGAGAGATTTTGGAATCAAATGGTCCAAGGTCATGGACAACGGCGGCCTGATCGTTGGAGATATCGTAAAAATCAATATCGAAGGCGAGGCGATTCTGGACGAACCGAAGCAAAAAAAGTAG